The Erwinia sorbitola nucleotide sequence CCAGCCTAAGGTTGCTTACCACCTCTTCTACGTAGACTCCTTCGTCAACAGGGCAAACAACAACGAAGGAATAAAAAATGAGTGAAGCCATCGTCTCGGGAATTATGTGGCATCTGGTGGGGGCTGCCAGCGCCGCCTGCTTCTATGCACCGTTTAAGAAAGTCCGTAACTGGTCATGGGAAACCATGTGGTCGGTGGGGGGGATCATGTCATGGATCCTGCTCCCCTGGGCGGTCAGCGCCATTCTGCTGCCAAACTTCTGGGCCTATTACAGTTCATTCTCACTGTCGCAGCTGATGCCGGTGTTCCTGTTTGGCGCCATGTGGGGGATCGGTAACATTAACTACGGCCTCACTATGCGCTACCTCGGCATGTCGATGGGCATTGGCATCGCCATCGGCATCACGCTGGTGGTGGGAACGCTGATGACCCCGCTGATCCAGGGGCGCTTTGTTGAGCTGTTCAGCTCCGCCGGAGGGCGCATGACGCTGCTTGGCGTACTGGTGGCGCTTGTCGGGGTGGCGATTGTCTCCCGGGCGGGGCTGTTAAAAGAGCGGGCGATGGGGATCACCGCCGAAGAGTTCAACCTGAAGAAAGGGCTGGTGTTAGCGGTACTCTGCGGGATCTTCTCTGCCGGTATGTCATTCGCGATGGATGCAGCCAGGCCGATGCATGAAGCCGCAGCCGCGCTGGGTATCGATCCACTCTACGTGGCATTACCCAGCTATGTGGTGATAATGGGCGGCGGCGCGCTGGTTAACCTCGGCTTCTGTTTTATACGCCTGGCAACTCAAGCGAACCTGTCGGTGAAGGCGGACTTCTCCGTGGTGAAATCGGTGCTGATAGCTAACGTCGCACTGTCGCTGCTCGGCGGCACCATGTGGTATTTACAGTTCTTCTTCTATGCCTGGGGTCATGCGCGTATCCCTGCTCAGTATGACTTCGTCAGCTGGATGCTGCATATGAGCTTCTATGTACTGTGCGGCGGTCTGGTCGGGCTGATTCTGAAAGAGTGGAATAACGTGGGGCGTAAGCCAGTAGGTGTATTGAGCGTTGGCTGTTTTGTGATAATCCTGGCGGCCAACATTGTCGGTATGGGTATGGTCTCCTGACGGCTGCTGAACGGGTAACATATCAAGGGCTGGCCATCTGGTCAGCCCTTTTACATGGCGGTGATTATGCTTTTTCAGATCCTGTGTGTAACTGCGGGCTGCGCACAAATCGCTGACGCCAGCCGCTGGGCGTCATGCCCGTTTCGCGGGTAAACACCACGGAAAAGTAGTTACTGTCGTCAAAGCCGCAGCGTGCAGCGACTTCACCGATCAGACATTCGCTGGTGCGCAGCAGATGTTTTGCCTGGCACAGCTGTAACTGCCGTAAATAGTGACCAACGGTCATCCCGGTTTGCTGACGAAAAAGCTGTTTTAACGCACGTTCTGACAGCTGATGCTGCGCGCAAAAAGTGGCGAGATCGAACGGCAGAGCAATCTGTCCCTGAATCGCCGCCATCAACAGATCGAGCTGTTCACCTTCAGGCATTTGCCAGGCGCGGTCGGAAGCATAGCGATGGCGCTTGAGCACTAATGCCAGCTGCAAAAACAGGGCTTCGGTGAGCTGGCGCGACAGTACATCACTTTTGCGGCTCTCCTGCTCCAGCTGCTGGATCACACCGCGTGCCAGTGCCATACCTCGCGTGGTTAAACGCCAGGCGGAGGAGTCAGCTGGTGGCAGCAGCTGCTGCCAGTCCAGGCTTAACTGAAAGCGCTCCGGGCAGTAGATAATATTATCCAGCGCCAGCTCATTTACCGATTCATAGCTGTGGCAGTCACTGGCGCTGATATAGAAGATATCCCCGCAGGTGACCAGCCAGGGCCGGTCATTCATCACATGCAGGCCGTTACCGCGCCATACCAGCACAATCTCATTAAATTCATGAACGTGAGGCGGAAAGGAGGGTTGAGAGGTGCGTTCCGCCACCGCTACAGGCATCTGTTCCGACGGTAAATAATCAGCTTTTGCCAGCCGCAGGGGAGCAGTCACGGGTCACCTCATCAGTTGTTTTGTCGCAGTGTACGTGGAGAAGAGCCAAATTCGCGTTTAAACAGCGTGGAAAAGTGATTGCTGTCACCAAAACCACAGTGAAAGGCAATATCTGTTACGCGCATTTCACTGTGCCGCAGCAGATGGCGCGCCTCCAGCAGACGCAGGCGATTAAGATAACGCTGCGGAGTACTGCCGGTTTGCTGCTTAAGCTGGCGATGCAGGGTGCGCAGCGATAGCGAGAAGCGGTCGGCCAGTTTTTCCCACTCTATATCCTCACTGTAGTGATCCGCCAGCCAGTCCAGCAGCCCGCGCAGACGGCCATCCTGGTCGTCACTGCTGGCGGCACTGCATCCCTGACGTAACAGCACCAGCAGGCGCATAAAGTTCATCTCCTGTTCAGCCTGGCAGGCCATGCTGTCATTGAGCGGCGGCAGTTCTAACTGGTCAATCAGCTGCCTGGCCTGTGCCAGCACCTTATTGCCGATGCGCCAGTGGGAGGAGTAATGCCCATCCTGCTCCTGAGGCAGCAGATGCTGAAGACCCGAGAGGAAACGAAACGATTCCGGCCCGCGATACAGCACGTTAGTCAGGCAGAGATTCTCCGTCTGTTCGTACAGATGGCGGTCATGGCTGCGCACAAAGCAGACGCAGCCGCTGCACAATGGCTGTGACTGGCCGTTAAAGACATGAATCCCTGATCCCTGTT carries:
- the rhaT gene encoding L-rhamnose/proton symporter RhaT, with amino-acid sequence MSEAIVSGIMWHLVGAASAACFYAPFKKVRNWSWETMWSVGGIMSWILLPWAVSAILLPNFWAYYSSFSLSQLMPVFLFGAMWGIGNINYGLTMRYLGMSMGIGIAIGITLVVGTLMTPLIQGRFVELFSSAGGRMTLLGVLVALVGVAIVSRAGLLKERAMGITAEEFNLKKGLVLAVLCGIFSAGMSFAMDAARPMHEAAAALGIDPLYVALPSYVVIMGGGALVNLGFCFIRLATQANLSVKADFSVVKSVLIANVALSLLGGTMWYLQFFFYAWGHARIPAQYDFVSWMLHMSFYVLCGGLVGLILKEWNNVGRKPVGVLSVGCFVIILAANIVGMGMVS
- the rhaR gene encoding HTH-type transcriptional activator RhaR; protein product: MTAPLRLAKADYLPSEQMPVAVAERTSQPSFPPHVHEFNEIVLVWRGNGLHVMNDRPWLVTCGDIFYISASDCHSYESVNELALDNIIYCPERFQLSLDWQQLLPPADSSAWRLTTRGMALARGVIQQLEQESRKSDVLSRQLTEALFLQLALVLKRHRYASDRAWQMPEGEQLDLLMAAIQGQIALPFDLATFCAQHQLSERALKQLFRQQTGMTVGHYLRQLQLCQAKHLLRTSECLIGEVAARCGFDDSNYFSVVFTRETGMTPSGWRQRFVRSPQLHTGSEKA
- the rhaS gene encoding HTH-type transcriptional activator RhaS, giving the protein MTVLHSVDFFPTGHFPVAIEPRAPQGVFPEHHHDDFHEIVIVEQGSGIHVFNGQSQPLCSGCVCFVRSHDRHLYEQTENLCLTNVLYRGPESFRFLSGLQHLLPQEQDGHYSSHWRIGNKVLAQARQLIDQLELPPLNDSMACQAEQEMNFMRLLVLLRQGCSAASSDDQDGRLRGLLDWLADHYSEDIEWEKLADRFSLSLRTLHRQLKQQTGSTPQRYLNRLRLLEARHLLRHSEMRVTDIAFHCGFGDSNHFSTLFKREFGSSPRTLRQNN